In Miscanthus floridulus cultivar M001 chromosome 5, ASM1932011v1, whole genome shotgun sequence, one genomic interval encodes:
- the LOC136452137 gene encoding exocyst complex component EXO70B2-like isoform X2, which yields MPREPWQRAHGHGGLGPHHHSTSGLRRGLFRPHEGEEDGGENHRDDCVRGGRLAHTAGSQFHSDMEGRVHGVYPSRQYYLPGAGDSCVGGGYPASSRYLTVGDSSCPSMASRAREEADRLERELHSIERSIVIPICLNTEAREFFPDRDTQRLDRFLAAAKRLQRLDTSGDIDQRKKSLLETVMSCLANEFCHLKVWRLDDATARDHSPASIWDSARRSRSGSQDSARMMSSSSSGSFTTGSGGTSDASYGSYHRGLGEEPSVQSHSTFAAGMIYVDRRSLSIVRDIASVMIGSEYEDILRGAFDRHCAQLARYIEILDIDNIFGYQLEESREILLKVWTSAVHIIISFLNEMQRQLDAHDFGSFDKIKEEYFLAIAKVNVMKLLDSANSISFQVDPPTDQSCKNSYGAAERNLSKMVDVVMVYQALDHGLPTILSLLSGKTKELVVAEGEELIKRLSDVFAKLSDELNNTVRSQSLFITDTGVHRFTKHVMDHIRLLVQHKRTIHPMLEGGLESFGELVTRLIWSLELILNVNSRSLQLQGQEQIFLLNNVHFMLEAAEKNTELVLILGESWFLRCHDQIDQFIAGYVDVSWTPVMSSLERKTRFSVILWPHQLLCKFTSAFEVTCSAHKHWKVADPLMRHKLREAISHKVLPSLYRMHVECDSEKIPKSARYSIEQIESQLLELFEG from the exons ATGCCAAGAGAGCCGTGGCAACGTGCCCACGGGCACGGCGGTCTTGGTCCGCACCACCATTCCACATCGGGCCTGCGTCGCGGGCTGTTCCGGCCACACGAGGGCGAGGAGGATGGCGGGGAGAATCACCGAGATGATTGCGTCCGGGGAGGGCGGCTTGCCCACACCGCGGGCTCCCAGTTCCACAGCGACATGGAGGGCCGTGTCCATGGGGTCTATCCTTCTCGCCAGTACTACCTCCCCGGCGCCGGTGACTCTTGTGTTGGTGGAGGCTATCCAGCTTCTTCCCGGtacctcaccgtcggtgactCGTCCTGCCCATCGATGGCATCGCGCGCAAG ggAGGAAGCTGATCGCTTAGAGCGTGAGCTTCACAGCATCGAGAGATCCATCGTCATCCCGATATGCCTGAACACCGAGGCCAGGGAGTTCTTCCCGGACAGGGACACGCAGCGCCTCGACAGGTTCCTCGCTGCTGCGAAGCGGCTGCAGCGGCTGGACACGTCAGGGGACATCGATCAGCGCAAGAAGAGCCTCCTCGAGACGGTCATGTCCTGCCTCGCGAACGAGTTCTGCCACCTCAAGGTGTGGAGGCTGGACGATGCTACGGCGAGGGATCACTCGCCGGCCTCCATCTGGGATTCCGCCAGGCGCAGCCGCAGTGGTTCCCAGGACTCTGCCCGGATGATGAGCTCCTCGTCCTCTGGGTCCTTCACCACCGGCAGCGGCGGCACAAGCGATGCGAGCTATGGCTCGTACCACAGGGGCCTAGGTGAAGAACCGTCGGTCCAAAGTCACAGCACGTTCGCAGCTGGAATGATTTATGTCGACCGTAGGTCATTGTCGATCGTCCGTGATATTGCGAGCGTCATGATTGGGAGCGAATATGAAGATATTCTACGAGGAGCTTTTGATCGACACTGCGCTCAACTTGCAAG GTACATTGAAATACTTGACATTGACAACATTTTTGGATATCAATTGGAAGAATCAAGAGAAATTCTACTGAAAGTCTGGACATCCGCAGTGCACATTATCATTAGTTTTCTGAATGAGATGCAAAGACAATTGGATGCGCATGATTTTGGTTCCTTCGATAAAATCAAGGAGGAATATTTCTTGGCAATTGCAAAGGTAAATGTCATGAAGTTGCTTGACTCAGCTAATTCTATCAGTTTTCAGGTGGACCCACCAACTGACCAGTCATGCAAGAACAGTTATGGGGCAGCTGAACGTAACCTATCCAAAATGGTAGATGTTGTGATGGTGTACCAAGCACTGGATCATGGTTTGCCAACAATCTTATCACTGCTTTCGGGGAAAACTAAGGAGCTCGTTGTTGCAGAGGGTGAAGAGCTTATCAAGAGATTGTCAGATGTGTTTGCCAAATTATCTGATGAACTAAACAATACTGTCAGATCACAATCTTTGTTCATCACTGATACTGGTGTCCATCGTTTTACGAAGCATGTCATGGATCATATACGATTGCTAGTTCAACATAAGAGGACAATTCATCCAATGCTAGAGGGTGGTCTAGAATCATTTGGTGAACTGGTGACACGGCTGATCTGGTCTTTGGAGTTAATATTGAACGTGAATTCCAGGAGTTTGCAACTACAAGGGCAGGAGCAGATATTCCTTTTAAACAATGTCCACTTCATGCTCGAGGCAGCCGAGAAGAATACAGAGCTGGTACTGATTCTAGGAGAAAGCTGGTTCTTACGGTGCCATGACCAAATCGACCAGTTCATAGCAGGCTATGTGGACGTGTCTTGGACACCGGTTATGTCCTCACTTGAGAGGAAAACCCGGTTCTCGGTAATATTGTGGCCTCATCAGTTGTTATGCAAGTTCACTTCAGCTTTTGAGGTGACTTGCAGTGCGCACAAGCATTGGAAAGTTGCTGATCCACTGATGCGGCACAAGTTGCGCGAAGCAATCTCTCACAAGGTTCTCCCATCATTGTACCGAATGCATGTGGAGTGTGACTCAGAGAAGATCCCCAAGTCTGCAAGGTACAGCATCGAGCAAATAGAGTCTCAGCTGCTGGAATTGTTCGAGGGGTGA
- the LOC136452137 gene encoding exocyst complex component EXO70B2-like isoform X1: protein MPREPWQRAHGHGGLGPHHHSTSGLRRGLFRPHEGEEDGGENHRDDCVRGGRLAHTAGSQFHSDMEGRVHGVYPSRQYYLPGAGDSCVGGGYPASSRYLTVGDSSCPSMASRARYLTVGDSSLEKRIYMCVCVCVCREEADRLERELHSIERSIVIPICLNTEAREFFPDRDTQRLDRFLAAAKRLQRLDTSGDIDQRKKSLLETVMSCLANEFCHLKVWRLDDATARDHSPASIWDSARRSRSGSQDSARMMSSSSSGSFTTGSGGTSDASYGSYHRGLGEEPSVQSHSTFAAGMIYVDRRSLSIVRDIASVMIGSEYEDILRGAFDRHCAQLARYIEILDIDNIFGYQLEESREILLKVWTSAVHIIISFLNEMQRQLDAHDFGSFDKIKEEYFLAIAKVNVMKLLDSANSISFQVDPPTDQSCKNSYGAAERNLSKMVDVVMVYQALDHGLPTILSLLSGKTKELVVAEGEELIKRLSDVFAKLSDELNNTVRSQSLFITDTGVHRFTKHVMDHIRLLVQHKRTIHPMLEGGLESFGELVTRLIWSLELILNVNSRSLQLQGQEQIFLLNNVHFMLEAAEKNTELVLILGESWFLRCHDQIDQFIAGYVDVSWTPVMSSLERKTRFSVILWPHQLLCKFTSAFEVTCSAHKHWKVADPLMRHKLREAISHKVLPSLYRMHVECDSEKIPKSARYSIEQIESQLLELFEG from the exons ATGCCAAGAGAGCCGTGGCAACGTGCCCACGGGCACGGCGGTCTTGGTCCGCACCACCATTCCACATCGGGCCTGCGTCGCGGGCTGTTCCGGCCACACGAGGGCGAGGAGGATGGCGGGGAGAATCACCGAGATGATTGCGTCCGGGGAGGGCGGCTTGCCCACACCGCGGGCTCCCAGTTCCACAGCGACATGGAGGGCCGTGTCCATGGGGTCTATCCTTCTCGCCAGTACTACCTCCCCGGCGCCGGTGACTCTTGTGTTGGTGGAGGCTATCCAGCTTCTTCCCGGtacctcaccgtcggtgactCGTCCTGCCCATCGATGGCATCGCGCGCAAGGtacctcaccgtcggtgactCAAGTTTGGAGAAAcggatatatatgtgtgtgtgtgtgtgtgtgtgcagggAGGAAGCTGATCGCTTAGAGCGTGAGCTTCACAGCATCGAGAGATCCATCGTCATCCCGATATGCCTGAACACCGAGGCCAGGGAGTTCTTCCCGGACAGGGACACGCAGCGCCTCGACAGGTTCCTCGCTGCTGCGAAGCGGCTGCAGCGGCTGGACACGTCAGGGGACATCGATCAGCGCAAGAAGAGCCTCCTCGAGACGGTCATGTCCTGCCTCGCGAACGAGTTCTGCCACCTCAAGGTGTGGAGGCTGGACGATGCTACGGCGAGGGATCACTCGCCGGCCTCCATCTGGGATTCCGCCAGGCGCAGCCGCAGTGGTTCCCAGGACTCTGCCCGGATGATGAGCTCCTCGTCCTCTGGGTCCTTCACCACCGGCAGCGGCGGCACAAGCGATGCGAGCTATGGCTCGTACCACAGGGGCCTAGGTGAAGAACCGTCGGTCCAAAGTCACAGCACGTTCGCAGCTGGAATGATTTATGTCGACCGTAGGTCATTGTCGATCGTCCGTGATATTGCGAGCGTCATGATTGGGAGCGAATATGAAGATATTCTACGAGGAGCTTTTGATCGACACTGCGCTCAACTTGCAAG GTACATTGAAATACTTGACATTGACAACATTTTTGGATATCAATTGGAAGAATCAAGAGAAATTCTACTGAAAGTCTGGACATCCGCAGTGCACATTATCATTAGTTTTCTGAATGAGATGCAAAGACAATTGGATGCGCATGATTTTGGTTCCTTCGATAAAATCAAGGAGGAATATTTCTTGGCAATTGCAAAGGTAAATGTCATGAAGTTGCTTGACTCAGCTAATTCTATCAGTTTTCAGGTGGACCCACCAACTGACCAGTCATGCAAGAACAGTTATGGGGCAGCTGAACGTAACCTATCCAAAATGGTAGATGTTGTGATGGTGTACCAAGCACTGGATCATGGTTTGCCAACAATCTTATCACTGCTTTCGGGGAAAACTAAGGAGCTCGTTGTTGCAGAGGGTGAAGAGCTTATCAAGAGATTGTCAGATGTGTTTGCCAAATTATCTGATGAACTAAACAATACTGTCAGATCACAATCTTTGTTCATCACTGATACTGGTGTCCATCGTTTTACGAAGCATGTCATGGATCATATACGATTGCTAGTTCAACATAAGAGGACAATTCATCCAATGCTAGAGGGTGGTCTAGAATCATTTGGTGAACTGGTGACACGGCTGATCTGGTCTTTGGAGTTAATATTGAACGTGAATTCCAGGAGTTTGCAACTACAAGGGCAGGAGCAGATATTCCTTTTAAACAATGTCCACTTCATGCTCGAGGCAGCCGAGAAGAATACAGAGCTGGTACTGATTCTAGGAGAAAGCTGGTTCTTACGGTGCCATGACCAAATCGACCAGTTCATAGCAGGCTATGTGGACGTGTCTTGGACACCGGTTATGTCCTCACTTGAGAGGAAAACCCGGTTCTCGGTAATATTGTGGCCTCATCAGTTGTTATGCAAGTTCACTTCAGCTTTTGAGGTGACTTGCAGTGCGCACAAGCATTGGAAAGTTGCTGATCCACTGATGCGGCACAAGTTGCGCGAAGCAATCTCTCACAAGGTTCTCCCATCATTGTACCGAATGCATGTGGAGTGTGACTCAGAGAAGATCCCCAAGTCTGCAAGGTACAGCATCGAGCAAATAGAGTCTCAGCTGCTGGAATTGTTCGAGGGGTGA